TGGATTTATCATGTTCGTTGCAACAACAGGGAAGTGTGGGCGCGAAACTGTGTGTAATTCAAATACGCAGAGCATGATTATGGTGATCCAGCGCCAGTATTTGCCCCAGTCTAAATAGCCGGCAAGGCTCAGTCCATACATGAATACTCCAGCGATGCCATAATAAGGAGCGATCGTCTGCATGCCATGGGCAAGGTAGTCTCTGATTGTTGAACAATGTTGCCACCCTATCACTTCTGGTCCGAATCTTTCGTATGCAAATCGTTTCGCGGGGTTAAGAAGTGTGTCTTGTGCCAATTTGAGATGGACAAAGTAACCTTCggaggaaggggaagatgatgaaactTTGTCAGGATGATGAATGGCTGCCAGCCGCCTgaatcttgatttgatttctcgTTCAGTCGCCGAATGAGGAACTCCTAGATCTTGGTAGAAGTCTCTTGCTTTGCGAATGTCCCAGTCGGCTTCGTAGATTGTGTACAGGAGATACGTAGATATGACCAATATGTTTATGCGCCGGCGATGTAGGACCCATTTTGGGGAACCAGGTTGAGGCTTTGGGTCACCGACACGTATTGTCAGTCCGTACCATAAAGTTTGAACCCAACCCGTAACCAACTAGAGCGTCGTGTTAGGAAGCATTATATGAATTGCATATTTGTATTAGGGGACAACTTACATTAGGGAGGAAGGTCCAGCCAGctaaagaaagaagattattaGACATCTCTTAGAACTCTGCCCTCTCCGTTAATGTATTTTCAGGATATGCAAGACATGAACTtgcaaaagaagagaaaaactGTAGTCCCTTGTGTAGTTTGTATATTGGAAATGTATCCCAATCGGCAAGAGTAAAGCCACTTATCCTTTGTTTGCGACAAAAGGCTTATCTTATCTGAGCACGCTAGCGGCCGCAGTAAAAGTTTCTGGGGGAGGACGTTCAcgaaaaaaaatcaatagcCTTGATAGTCAATATCCACAGAATGTCAATTGAAATGCCTTCACAATCAACAATTGCCGGGGCTTCTCCCAAAAAGCATAAGAGCAAGTCGGAAAAGAAGCACAAATCAATAGACAGCgaaaagaaacgaaaacGTGAGAATGGGGAAGAAGGACATCGATCGAAGAAACACAGATCCGAAAAGACGGCGACACTAAGCTCCTCCTCGATACAACCACCAGCTGAAGTATCGCCATTCCATTTACAGACATCCTCCATCTTTTTGCCCTTAGCACCAGTATCTCAGAAATTTCCTCTCGAAGGTTTATGCGCCGAACACCTTTCTCCACTCATTCTCACATATTATCCTCCATTCAACGGAGTTATTCTTTCCTACAGCAACCCACGATTTGCCGAAAAAGCCTTTGGTAACGATGGAGATTCTACCCTCTTACAAAACTTGGACGAATATGCGGTGAGTTGGGCTTGGGTGACTGCTGAGTTTCTACTCTTCAAACCGGAAAAGGGAGCTTGGTTAGAGGGTTATATCAATTTGCAAAATGAAGGGCATCTGGGCTTAGTCTGTTGGAATCTTTTCAATGCAAGTATCGAGAGGGCAAGATTGCCaaaagaatggagatgggTCGGTGTAGAGGACCAAGAGAAGGATGCGGAAGCCGAAGCTGAAGAAGGCGCAACATACGCTGAAGATGGAATTGGCTATTatgtggatggagagggcaagaaaattgaaggCACCGTGAAATTCCGAGTCAAGGAgattgaatcaaatcatgatAAGGAGAGAGGGTTCTTGACAATTGATGGAACGATGTTAGACGAGGAGGCTGAGATGCGATTGTTGGAAACCGAACAGGACAGGGTTGGAAATAAAGACAGTGCTGGTAGACGTCTTGGTGGTGCAAAAGCTCTTGGTGCAACTAGCTTAGGAGTAACCGCTGAGCCCTCTGCCACGGAAGTGGACACAGGGAAGAAACACAGACGAAGAGATTGAGGTGTTCTCTGAGTATTATATGGCGTTAGTGGATACCAGGGTTCTTAATGATATTATCTTAGCTAAAATTCACGCGTGAAGCACTCGGTGTGCATTTGCCAGTTGATACAAGTCCTGAAATTTGTACAGCATGTAAGtttcttgatatcaaatgGCTCGTTTAAAGAGACCAGAAACAAACCTAGAACGGGACTTCCGTGCAATTCGTGTCCGTCAAGCTCACCAGGAGAAATATCACCGGGAAATAATATTTGTACAAGTCTGCCACGTGATTGCCCGTAccttcttttttatttttggagTTCGCGAAACTATTTTCGCGTCTAACGCCGTGCTTTCTTCCCCACACCTTCTCTGCATTGCATTTCCTAGCTAGGTAGGTCTTGGAGGCTTCAAACGGGTTGGGTCGATTTACATTCCTCATCGTCGACATGAGACTACGTTTGAATGTGCGCAGGCACAATCTTCCTGACTGTCCCATTATCTGGGATGTCAACACCTCAACATCCGCACCTACAGTGTCAGAATTACTAAATGAAGTTAATGATGTAATTCCCATCGAATCTACAGAATGGGGGATGGAGGATTATGCTGTTGAGGtgaaggggaaggaagggCTTAATTATGAGTGTTTACATTTTCAGCCTGTTGATAAAGTaatgaaggaagaagatgaagtaaTGTAAGTTTTATCTAGCATCTGTTACACATTTGCGAGAAACATATACTAATATGCCTCCCTTTAGCATTCGCCCACTTCTTACTAACGATTTGCGAGCGCGAAGAATATCTGGAAGACATCAAATTTCGGCGGATGGGAGACATTTGGTTGATGGTGTCGCGTTTGGAAGACCTATGTTAAGGAGGCCAATAAATCGCCCAGCAATTGATATTCCCCCTCGCAAACGACGCAGAATAACaatcgatgaagatgaggatcCAGAGGATTCAGAAGATGCTGAGCCAGCAGCCAAAAGGATTACTTTCCGACCAGAAGctgacgaagatgaagacgatgaagacgacGATGATTTTGATCCAAATGCAGACAATtacgaggatgaggaagaaagcGACGAGGAAGTCGAGGATACAGAAAGCCGACAATTGGTTATTCATGCAGATTTTGAGGATGACGATAAAGAGAGCGATGAGGACGTTGAGAATACAAACGACCGACAACTCGTCCTTCAtgcagattttgaagatgatgacgaagaagacgacGAAGACTTTGAGCCAGGATTGGGGGAGCAAAATtcagaagatgaggagaatgaagaggaagattttgAGGGGTTTCAAGATGACCAGCCAAACTCGACCGCTCCCGACATTGAAACGGAAACCCCGGGCAATGTTGACGAGCTATCCGCAGCCGACCAGGCTGTCCTTTCAAGTGTCAAGAACCCATCAACAAGGGCaaaaatttgtaaattgCATACTGCTTTTCCCAATGCCTCCATGTCCGTTGTCAACTTTGTTTTAAAAGGTTCTGATGGAGACATATCCCACGCCTATGAAGCTCTGGTTCGAGGATACGTTCCTGCTAAGCCGAAAAGCTCTATCTTACAATCATCTTCTAGTCATTCCAAGTTACCGAAGGCCTCATCTAAAGCACAAACCTCTAAACGCAGTGAAGCAGGAATTGCATCCAAGCAAAATGGTCCAGCATCAACCAATAAGATGGATTTAGACGATGAAGAATCTAGCtcggaggaggaggaggaagacgCGTTACTTCAACACTATGATCAGCATGGTTTACCGCCAGGTTCAATTACTTCAGGCAAAGCATTATCTTACATGGCTGAAGCTATGGAGGGTGCTCCTGACTCAAAGCCAAGACATACTAAATTTGAAACCAGTCCCACAGCCGTTTCTACTAGTAATGTTACCACTTTTGCAGGTAGAGATTTGAAAAGCGGACTTTCCTCCAAACCAGCAATAGATCTTAAGtcgaatgatgatgaaatatctattgatagtgatgatTCATCAGATTCGTCCTCCGAAGCCGATTCAAGCAGCAGTAGTGATGATAGCGATGATTCGTCTAGCGGAGACGATTCTAGTGAGGCTGCCGACgcatcatcctcatcgtctGATAGCGACAGTGATAGCGACAATGATAGCGATAGCGATTCCTCGAGTGATGACGAAGCACCGGAAGTCAAGTCGAGTAAACAGGCCCCGCCAGTATTTGAAGCTGCTAAGTTAGAGCCTAGCCCATCTACCGACAAATTTGTTCCAAAAACACGAGTTCCCGTGCCTCCTAGACAGGGAAAAAAGGCAACGCACTCCAGGAATCAACGACGTAAACAAGGCATCGCTCTTGCCAAGCTTAAAGAGCAAGGCATTCTTCCAGAGGACACTAAAACATCTGAATTTAATCAGCTAGAAGTCAATGACAGCACTTCTCCTGAAGACGCATCTGCCGCACTAGCAGTCTTGAGATCCAACGCCAACTCTGAAAAAATTCAGAATGGAGCTAAAAGAGCACTCTTTGAAGCCGATGAGTTTGAGGCTCGAAGACGTGAATTGCTGGCGTCTCTTGCATCCGGTGGTATCGAGGTGTCTCCAACAACTGGTAAAACTGTAGTTGATACTATGGATGTCGATGTTCCCGAAATGGTAAGCGGTGCTCATAAAACTGGTAAAGATGTATCGAAGAACCCTACTGAAAATTCTGATATCGCCAATGTGGATTCACAGGAGGATTCCGACTCCGCGCCAACAAGTGCAAATCAACTAGGCAAATCACGACGAGCGAAATTGGACGTCGGTGCCGGCCGTCGATTATTGTTTGGTGCGCTTGGTATGAAGAACCCTAAGACGAAGAAGGACGAGGACAAGCTTCGTAATGACTTGATGAAAGATGTTCGTGTTTCTAAAGCTGTCAATCCGCCTGAAGAAGTTCTTGCTCAGGAGACTGATGTCCTCGCTCTTGATAACGATGGGTGGAGAGATAAGGTTTCTGTCTATCGAGCGGTCGAATGTTGTCAAGAAGGCGTTGCATTAAGTGAGCCTCCGTTTCCATTCGTTCAACGATGGGATCCTCAGCAGCAAAATCATAGAGGTGGCAAGAGGAAGAACCAGGACCAAGGGCACAATGAAGATTCACAAGGTTCAAAGAAGCGAAAGCGACGCAATGGAAAGCAAAACTACTCTGAAGCACAGGAAGAGTATTTTGACGAATCATACCAGCTAAGCTACGAGGAAGATGTTGCGGAGACACAATCGACGGAGCCGCCAGCAAGACAGATCGAGAGTGTGGAGCTCAGGGCtgatttggaagatgttATTCAAGAAACCCCTGATCTAGTCGAACTCCCAGAAGATCCAGCTACTCTGCCAAATCTAGAATTAAATACGGTACAATCAGGGATGATCATTGCTTTCAAGCAAATGCTTATGGACGAATCTACAAAATGGCAACCACAGATTTCAGCTTATCGCACAGCCTCCGTTCTGTCCATTGACGATAACGGCAATATCACAGTTTCTTTGGCAAGAAGAGACAGAGATTATCCAGTGAAGAATTACGATGAAAACGGAGAAAGAATTTGGGGAAAGTTTGAAATGCctaatgaagaagaggacgaagagggagaggacAATGGAGAAATGGATATCACCTTCTACGAGCTTGTCGAACCGAAGATTGTCGCCCCTGCCCCAGTAAGCCTGTCTACCGAAATCTCTAAAAATGGCATGGCGACTGATGAATCAGTGACTTTAAGCAACGAAAATATAGATGAAACACAATGCTCCCATGTCACAGAGACGCAGTATTATGACACAGACCCACCAGTCCCCAGGGAAACTGCAGACATAATCAGCACACCACGTAACTCGAAGCTAGAGTATCTGCAAACTGGAGCATTGCCGCAATCAATCACTGATAGTGCTAAGGAGAATATTTCACATATTATCAATGAGGCTGGTTTTCGCTCTAATGTGCCCTCCTCCATAGTTCGAGATTTTGCTCTCAAGAACTTAGAAAGGGGTGATGAAGCGCTGAAGAACGATGAAATGAGAACAGAACTAAtgaatgaaattgatgaaaccTCTTTTTCACCAAAATTCAATGGTTTCGGCTCGAGCTCACCGATCCAACAACCACAGTCAATCACTTCTCCTGACAGGCAACAATCGATTTGGCACACCGTAGGATCCCAAGAACCTTCAAGTATTTTAAACCATGACACACCAGAAGTGATTACAAATATCGAATCTGAACCAACTATCCAGAAGGACTTAACAACTGGAGTGCCACAGGCAACTTCAAATGTACCCAACATTCACACCAAGCAAATTACCAAGAAAATTAATGTCGATAAGGCACAGGCATCGTGGGAAGCCCTTCAGCCACGAAGAAATACGCCCAGTCCAGTTGAGACAGACCAAACACTTGACACGATTGAGGTAGATTGTAGAGCAGCGGACCCAAAGTTATCGGGGCAATCATCATTTGCAAGTTTGGTCACTGACCATGGACGGCAGCCAGATTTCAGTTTTGAAAACATGCGAAACCAGGAACTTCATGACGTCAAAGCAGGTGATGCAGCAATGGATTTGACAGCACATGATGGTGATGAGCCTGAACTCCCTCCACGCCGATCCAATTCATCTAGCAAACCTAACGAGAACGACAATATGGCTGCACCTTCATCGGACAATTTTCCCACTGTTGAAGAGTTTCTGAGCCAGCCTTCCCAGTCTTTGAGGAAGCCTGAGGAGAACGCT
The nucleotide sequence above comes from Botrytis cinerea B05.10 chromosome 14, complete sequence. Encoded proteins:
- the Bcrpa43 gene encoding Bcrpa43, which encodes MSIEMPSQSTIAGASPKKHKSKSEKKHKSIDSEKKRKRENGEEGHRSKKHRSEKTATLSSSSIQPPAEVSPFHLQTSSIFLPLAPVSQKFPLEGLCAEHLSPLILTYYPPFNGVILSYSNPRFAEKAFGNDGDSTLLQNLDEYAVSWAWVTAEFLLFKPEKGAWLEGYINLQNEGHLGLVCWNLFNASIERARLPKEWRWVGVEDQEKDAEAEAEEGATYAEDGIGYYVDGEGKKIEGTVKFRVKEIESNHDKERGFLTIDGTMLDEEAEMRLLETEQDRVGNKDSAGRRLGGAKALGATSLGVTAEPSATEVDTGKKHRRRD